AAGCTGCCGCAGGTCTATCTGTGGGAACCCGAGGCCTACAAGGACACCGTCAATTCCTACACCCTGTTCCGCGGTATCGTCATCGGCATCGCCGGCCTGCTGGCGCTGTTCCTGACCATCCTGTTCGTGGTCAAGGGAACCTCGATGTTCCCCGCGACCGCAGCCCTTGCCTGGGCGGTGCTCGCCTATATCTGCGTCGACTTCGGCTTCCTCAACAAGGTCATCGAGGTTTCGCCCGGCAACGAGCAGATATGGCGAGCGGGCACGGAGGTGGCGCTTGCCGGCACCTTCGTCGTGTTCCTGTTTGCCTATCTCAACCTCAATCGCTGGCACGGCCATTTCAGCTACGGCGCCTTCGTCTGGGTCATCGGGCTGCTGCTCATCGCCGGTGTCGCCATCATCGATCCGGCGGTCGCTGCCGGCATCGCCCGCATCTCCTTTGCCGCCACCGCCCTCACCGGTCTCGGCCTGATCGTCTATCTCAGCATCCGCGGCTACGACCGCGCCATCATGCTGGTGCCCAGTTGGGCGATGGTGCTGATATGGCTCAGCGGCTCGTGGATGGCGATAACAGGCGTGCTCGACAACGACATCGTCCAGCCGGCGCTTGGCGGCGGCCTGATCCTGATCATCCTGTTGATCGGCTTCACCGTCATGCAGCACGCCTTCGCCGGCGGCGGCGCCCATCAGGGCCTGTTCAGCGACATGGAGCGGCAGGCGCTGGCCATCTCCGGTTCCGGCGACATCGTCTGGGACTGGGACGTGCTGCGCGACCGCGTCGTCACCCGCCCCGACGTCTCGATCCAGCTCGGCCTTGCGCCCAACAGCCTGGGTGGTGCCGCCCGCAACTGGCTGCCGGTGCTGCATTCCGACGACCGCGATACCTTCCGCACCACCCTCGACGTGGTGCTCGAGCACCGCCGTGGCCGTGTCTCGCAGAGCTTCCGCCTGCGCGGCGCCGATGGCCATTATCACTGGTTCTCGCTCAAGGCGCGGCCGGTGATCGGCTCCGACGGCGAAGTGATCCGCTGCGTCGGCACCATGGTCGACGTCACCGAGCAGAAGAAGTCCGAAGAACGGCTGCTGCACGACGCCGTGCACGACAACCTGACCGGCCTGCCCAACCGCGAACTGTTCATGAACCGGCTCGAGGCGATCATCTCGATCGCCCGCACCGAGGAGAAGGTGCGGCCGTCGGTGTTCGTCATCGACATCGACCGCTTCAAGCAGGTCAATGACGGCCTCGGCATCTCGGCCGGCGACACCATCCTTCTGACCATCGCGCGCCGTCTGCACCGCCTGCTCAAGCCCAAGGACTCGCTGTCGCGCTTTGCCGGCGACCAGTTTGCGCTGATGCTGTTGTCGGAGCAGGATCCCTCGCGCATCGCTGCCGTGGCCGACGCCATCAAGCAGGCGATCAAGGCGCCGATCACCTTCGCCAAGCGCGAGATCGTGCTGACCGCCTCCGTCGGCCTGATCACCTGGACCACCGCCCAGGCGACGGCCGAGGACATGGTCAAGGACGCCGAGCTTGCCATGCATCAGGCCAAGCGTTTCGGCGGTGACCGCATCGAGCCGTTCCGTCCGGCCTTCAGGACCGTCGGCACCGATCGCCTGCAACTCGAATCGGACCTGCGCCGCGCCATCGAGCGCAAGGAATTCACGCTGGCCTACCAGCCGATCGTGCGGCTTGAGGACGGCAGCGTCGCCGGCTTCGAGGCCTTGCTCCGATGGGATCATCCGCGTCGCGGCATGATCCCGCCTGGTGATTTCATCCCCGTTGCCGAAGGTTGCGGCCTGATCGTCCAGCTCGGTCTGTTCGCCATGCAGCGCGCCGCCGAAGATCTG
The nucleotide sequence above comes from Aminobacter aminovorans. Encoded proteins:
- a CDS encoding EAL domain-containing protein produces the protein MSKHFLLAPLFALIVSIVASVCAVSQALAVEPIKISRDDVALNLTGAVEIYRNQGENFQVSTAPGLDGIVRRIEVEANDKRRSTGDWAVFALANTTDQVIDRLIVAPHFRLVGSGLFWPDLGSSRIAAITPSEGFALDRQASPDADVFLITLNPNSVVTFIAELASPKLPQVYLWEPEAYKDTVNSYTLFRGIVIGIAGLLALFLTILFVVKGTSMFPATAALAWAVLAYICVDFGFLNKVIEVSPGNEQIWRAGTEVALAGTFVVFLFAYLNLNRWHGHFSYGAFVWVIGLLLIAGVAIIDPAVAAGIARISFAATALTGLGLIVYLSIRGYDRAIMLVPSWAMVLIWLSGSWMAITGVLDNDIVQPALGGGLILIILLIGFTVMQHAFAGGGAHQGLFSDMERQALAISGSGDIVWDWDVLRDRVVTRPDVSIQLGLAPNSLGGAARNWLPVLHSDDRDTFRTTLDVVLEHRRGRVSQSFRLRGADGHYHWFSLKARPVIGSDGEVIRCVGTMVDVTEQKKSEERLLHDAVHDNLTGLPNRELFMNRLEAIISIARTEEKVRPSVFVIDIDRFKQVNDGLGISAGDTILLTIARRLHRLLKPKDSLSRFAGDQFALMLLSEQDPSRIAAVADAIKQAIKAPITFAKREIVLTASVGLITWTTAQATAEDMVKDAELAMHQAKRFGGDRIEPFRPAFRTVGTDRLQLESDLRRAIERKEFTLAYQPIVRLEDGSVAGFEALLRWDHPRRGMIPPGDFIPVAEGCGLIVQLGLFAMQRAAEDLAEWQKQISDAPLSVSVNLSSRQLIRRDLVSDVRSVIARANLKPRCFRLELTESLVMDNPEQTNHVLTKLKQLGIGLSLDDFGTGYSSLAYLTRFPFDTIKIDKSFVDDTSPKRAVLIKSMVNMAHELGLSVVAEGISDESDALELRQMGCEYVQSFMFGAPVPGDQALKMLKEQYPLAQA